From the Malaclemys terrapin pileata isolate rMalTer1 chromosome 13, rMalTer1.hap1, whole genome shotgun sequence genome, one window contains:
- the RACK1 gene encoding receptor of activated protein C kinase 1, giving the protein MTEQMTLRGTLKGHNGWVTQIATTPQFPDMILSASRDKTIIMWKLTRDETNYGIPQRALRGHSHFVSDVVISSDGQFALSGSWDGTLRLWDLTTGTTTRRFVGHTKDVLSVAFSSDNRQIVSGSRDKTIKLWNTLGVCKYTVQDESHSEWVSCVRFSPNSSNPIIVSCGWDKLVKVWNLANCKLKTNHIGHTGYLNTVTVSPDGSLCASGGKDGQAMLWDLNEGKHLYTLDGGDIINALCFSPNRYWLCAATGPSIKIWDLEGKIIVDELKQEVISTSSKAEPPQCTSLAWSADGQTLFAGYTDNLVRVWQVTIGTR; this is encoded by the exons ATGACGGAGCAGATGACCCTGCGCGGCACCCTTAAGGGCCACAACGGCTGGGTGACCCAGATCGCCACTACCCCGCAGTTCCCGGACATGATCCTGTCCGCCTCGCGCG ACAAGACCATCATCATGTGGAAGCTGACAAGGGACGAGACCAACTACGGGATCCCGCAGCGCGCCCTGCGCGGGCACTCACACTTTGTCAGTGATGTGGTCATCTCCTCCGACGGGCAGTTCGCCCTCTCTGGCTCCTGGGACGGCACCCTGCGGCTCTGGGACCTCACCAC AGGTACCACCACCCGCCGCTTCGTGGGCCACACCAAGGATGTGCTGAGCGTGGCCTTCTCATCCGACAATCGCCAGATCGTCTCGGGCTCCCGGGACAAAACCATCAAGCTCTGGAACACCCTGGGCGTCTGCAAGTACACGGTGCAG gaCGAGAGCCACTCGGAGTGGGTGTCCTGCGTCCGCTTCTCCCCCAACAGCAGCAACCCCATCATCGTCTCCTGCGGCTGGGACAAGCTGGTGAAG GTGTGGAACTTGGCCAACTGTAAGCTGAAGACCAACCACATCGGGCACACCGGCTACCTGAACACCGTGACAGTCTCCCCTGACGGCTCCCTCTGCGCATCTGGTGGCAAG gaCGGCCAGGCCATGCTGTGGGACCTGAACGAGGGCAAGCACCTGTACACGCTGGACGGCGGTGACATCATCAACGCCCTGTGCTTCAGCCCCAACCGCTACTGGCTCTGCGCTGCCACCGGGCCCAGCATCAAGATCTGG gaCCTGGAGGGGAAGATCATCGTGGACGAGCTGAAGCAGGAGGTGAtcagcaccagcagcaaagcCGAGCCGCCCCAGTGCACCTCACTGGCCTGGTCCGCGGACGGACAG ACCCTGTTTGCTGGGTACACAGATAACCTGGTCCGCGTCTGGCAGGTCACCATCGGGACCAGATGA